The following are encoded in a window of Cervus canadensis isolate Bull #8, Minnesota chromosome 11, ASM1932006v1, whole genome shotgun sequence genomic DNA:
- the LOC122450495 gene encoding olfactory receptor 8K3-like: MAWMDKQNQTMPAEFILTGITDRPELQAPFFVLFLTIYAVSAVGNLGMIVLTKVDSKLQTPMYFFLRNLAFIDLGYSTSVGPKMLVNFVADQNTISYHWCATQLTFFNLFIISELFILSAMAYDRYVAICNPLLYTVVMSPRVCWVLVAVPYVYSASVSLITTIKIFLSSFCGYNIISHFYCDSLPLLTLLCSGTWEIELFILVCSAFNLVSSLLIVLVSYILILKAILKMNTARGRQKAFSTCGSHLAVVVVLYATLAFMYMQPKASHSFDTDKMASVFFTLVIPMLNPMIYSLRNKEVKGALRREWKNLCKIPI; the protein is encoded by the coding sequence ATGGCCTGGATGGACAAACAAAATCAAACGATGCCTGCTGAATTCATCCTCACAGGAATCACAGACCGGCCTGAGCTGCAGGCTCCCTTCTTTGTGCTGTTCCTCACCATCTATGCAGTGTCGGCAGTGGGAAACTTGGGCATGATCGTTCTCACCAAGGTGGACTCCAAGCTGCAGACAcccatgtacttctttctcagAAACCTGGCTTTCATCGATCTGGGCTATTCCACATCTGTGGGACCCAAAATGCTGGTAAATTTCGTAGCTGATCAAAACACAATCTCTTACCATTGGTGTGCTACGCAGCTGACTTTCTTCAACTTGTTCATCATCAGTGAACTCTTCATCCTGTCGGCAATGGCCTATGACCGTTACGTGGCCATCTGCAACCCTCTGCTCTACACAGTAGTGATGTCACCGAGAGTATGCTGGGTGCTGGTCGCTGTCCCCTATGTTTACAGCGCCTCTGTTTCTCTGATAACTACCATCAAgatatttctttcatctttctgtGGCTATAACATCATCAGTCATTTCTACTGTGACAGTCTCCCCTTGCTAACCTTGCTGTGCTCAGGCACATGGGAAATCGAGCTGTTCATACTGGTCTGTTCCGCATTTAATTTGGTTTCATCTCTCCTGATAGTCCTTGTGTCTTACATACTGATCCTTAAAGCCATCCTAAAAATGAACACTGCACGGGGCAGGCAGAAGGCTTTCTCCACCTGCGGCTCTCACCTGGCAGTGGTAGTTGTACTATATGCCACGCTGGCCTTTATGTACATGCAGCCCAAGGCCAGCCACTCTTTTGATACTGACAAAATGGCCTCTGTATTTTTCACTTTGGTCATACCCATGCTGAACCCTATGATCTACAGCTTGAGGAACAAGGAAGTAAAAGGTGCTCTGCGTAGGGAGTGGAAAAATCTCTGCAAAATCCCCATATAG